Proteins encoded together in one Macadamia integrifolia cultivar HAES 741 chromosome 8, SCU_Mint_v3, whole genome shotgun sequence window:
- the LOC122087580 gene encoding B3 domain-containing protein REM16-like isoform X1 — protein sequence MEETCIHEYVYWAEFQSKRFYQILPQGFNRQLRIPSKFAQNVKELSGIVSLKGPARKIWKVELVKSQEGLCFQNGWSQFVRDNFLEAGNLLVFIYNGHLHFDVSIFDHESFCEKACSFFVGACRVTGRSRDDSEEIPPSARIHHSPSEAPAARDGRPIPSRSTKPLSTKRKFRSDEGEISGSGSSCDEEDGTPLGFKYSVREHKSGRRPATREEKKKVRQLADEAFASSTDESFLVVMKKSHVYKSFLLTIPFDFALKHFPPKDKYCILCCEGRNRTVMFKARQNPAGGGFSKGWADFVLENNIEKDDICFFEFVKPVQKQDKLDIIFNVRIFRAVEEIIPLTCCRTPFLGIRGRKTQRVGARSCGHGRGKRQLRSLSCVLSSVSSQ from the exons ATGGAAGAAACGTGCATTCACGAATACGTTTACTGGGCGGAATTCCAGTCCAAGCGATTCTACCAGATTCTGCCCCAGGGTTTTAATCGACAGCTC AGAATACCCAGTAAGTTTGCTCAGAATGTGAAGGAGCTCTCCGGGATTGTTAGTTTGAAAGGTCCTGCTCGGAAGATTTGGAAAGTGGAGTTAGTCAAGAGCCAAGAGGGGTTGTGTTTCCAAAATGGATGGTCACAGTTCGTAAGAGACAATTTTCTGGAAGCAGGGAATCTCTTGGTGTTCATATACAATGGGCATTTACATTTCGATGTCTCCATTTTCGACCACGAAAGCTTCTGTGAGAAAGCATGTTCCTTTTTCGTCGGTGCTTGCCGTGTCACCGGAAGATCAAGGGACGACTCTGAAGAAATCCCACCTTCCGCCCGAATTCACCATAGTCCCTCTGAGGCTCCTGCTGCAAGGGATGGGAGACCAATCCCGAGTCGGAGTACTAAACCCCTCTCCACCAAGCGGAAATTCAGGAGTGATGAAGGCGAAATTTCTGGTTCTG GTTCGTCttgtgatgaagaagatggaaCTCCTCTGGGCTTCAAGTACAGTGTTCGTGAACATAAATCGGGTAGAAGGCCTGcaactagggaagagaagaaaaaagtccGGCAGTTGGCCGACGAGGCCTTTGCTTCTTCTACAGATGAAAGCTTCTTGGTGGTCATGAAAAAGTCCCATGTTTATAAGTCATTTCTGTTG ACGATCCCTTTTGACTTTGCTCTGAAGCATTTTCCTCCTAAGGACAAATATTGCATTCTGTGTTGTGAAGGCCGTAACAGGACTGTCATGTTTAAAGCCAGACAAAACCCTGCTGGTGGAGGGTTTTCGAAGGGTTGGGCTGATTTTGTTCTGGAGAACAACATAGAGAAAGATGACATCTGTTTCTTTGAGTTTGTCAAGCCAGTGCAGAAGCAGGATAAGCTGGACATTATCTTCAACGTCCGCATCTTTCGAGCGGTTGAAGAGATCATTCCACTTACTTGCTGCAGAACTCCTTTCCTAGGCATCAGGGGAAGGAAAACTCAGAGAGTTGGGGCTCGTAGTTGTGGTCACGGGCGAGGGAAAAGGCAGTTGCGTTCGTT AAGTTGTGTGCTTTCCTCTGTTTCTTCTCAATAG
- the LOC122087580 gene encoding B3 domain-containing protein REM16-like isoform X2, with product MEETCIHEYVYWAEFQSKRFYQILPQGFNRQLRIPSKFAQNVKELSGIVSLKGPARKIWKVELVKSQEGLCFQNGWSQFVRDNFLEAGNLLVFIYNGHLHFDVSIFDHESFCEKACSFFVGACRVTGRSRDDSEEIPPSARIHHSPSEAPAARDGRPIPSRSTKPLSTKRKFRSDEGEISGSGSSCDEEDGTPLGFKYSVREHKSGRRPATREEKKKVRQLADEAFASSTDESFLVVMKKSHVYKSFLLTIPFDFALKHFPPKDKYCILCCEGRNRTVMFKARQNPAGGGFSKGWADFVLENNIEKDDICFFEFVKPVQKQDKLDIIFNVRIFRAVEEIIPLTCCRTPFLGIRGRKTQRVGARSCGHGRGKRQLRSLS from the exons ATGGAAGAAACGTGCATTCACGAATACGTTTACTGGGCGGAATTCCAGTCCAAGCGATTCTACCAGATTCTGCCCCAGGGTTTTAATCGACAGCTC AGAATACCCAGTAAGTTTGCTCAGAATGTGAAGGAGCTCTCCGGGATTGTTAGTTTGAAAGGTCCTGCTCGGAAGATTTGGAAAGTGGAGTTAGTCAAGAGCCAAGAGGGGTTGTGTTTCCAAAATGGATGGTCACAGTTCGTAAGAGACAATTTTCTGGAAGCAGGGAATCTCTTGGTGTTCATATACAATGGGCATTTACATTTCGATGTCTCCATTTTCGACCACGAAAGCTTCTGTGAGAAAGCATGTTCCTTTTTCGTCGGTGCTTGCCGTGTCACCGGAAGATCAAGGGACGACTCTGAAGAAATCCCACCTTCCGCCCGAATTCACCATAGTCCCTCTGAGGCTCCTGCTGCAAGGGATGGGAGACCAATCCCGAGTCGGAGTACTAAACCCCTCTCCACCAAGCGGAAATTCAGGAGTGATGAAGGCGAAATTTCTGGTTCTG GTTCGTCttgtgatgaagaagatggaaCTCCTCTGGGCTTCAAGTACAGTGTTCGTGAACATAAATCGGGTAGAAGGCCTGcaactagggaagagaagaaaaaagtccGGCAGTTGGCCGACGAGGCCTTTGCTTCTTCTACAGATGAAAGCTTCTTGGTGGTCATGAAAAAGTCCCATGTTTATAAGTCATTTCTGTTG ACGATCCCTTTTGACTTTGCTCTGAAGCATTTTCCTCCTAAGGACAAATATTGCATTCTGTGTTGTGAAGGCCGTAACAGGACTGTCATGTTTAAAGCCAGACAAAACCCTGCTGGTGGAGGGTTTTCGAAGGGTTGGGCTGATTTTGTTCTGGAGAACAACATAGAGAAAGATGACATCTGTTTCTTTGAGTTTGTCAAGCCAGTGCAGAAGCAGGATAAGCTGGACATTATCTTCAACGTCCGCATCTTTCGAGCGGTTGAAGAGATCATTCCACTTACTTGCTGCAGAACTCCTTTCCTAGGCATCAGGGGAAGGAAAACTCAGAGAGTTGGGGCTCGTAGTTGTGGTCACGGGCGAGGGAAAAGGCAGTTGCGTTCGTT
- the LOC122087581 gene encoding uncharacterized protein LOC122087581, which produces MFKGLFAIVLKKRFYCFFVLLKQKNAKNCLVRRGCVSVFIKKKKQKMSQKSELQKRVPTMTFRFKIPNLELSFLIVGAGGVSADRALLKILEEEFLGPPMNADDRGCGMFVWLKDEPHISTIQYTLGSESSTSTAFTPPSISNEYMKGYLEGTLKGLEDQTNKMKDILNAFKSLDLDKK; this is translated from the exons ATGTTCAAGGGGCTGTTTGCTATCGTTCTTAAAAaacgtttctattgtttttttgttttattgaaacagaaaaatgcaaaaaactgtttggtacGCCGAGGCTGTGTTTcagtttttataaaaaaaaaaaagcagaaaatGAGTCAAAAGTCGGAACTCCAAAAGCGAGTTCCGACTATGAcgtttcgtttcaaaatcccTAATTTGGAACTATCGTTCCTGATAGTTGGAGCGGGAGGAGTATCTGCAG ATAGAGCTTTGTTGAAGATCTTGGAGGAAGAATTCTTGGGACCTCCTATGAAT gctgatgaccgtggatgtggtatgtttgtatggttgaaagatgaaccACATATTTCTACCATACAATATACATTAggttcagaaagctcaacatcaacagcaTTCACACCACCATCCAtttcgaacgagtacatgaaaggatatctagaagggacacttaaaggattagaagaccaaacaaataagatgaaagacatcctcaatgcattcaagtctttagacttggacaaaaagtaa
- the LOC122086923 gene encoding serine/threonine-protein kinase SRPK-like yields MGDNQKEDRSESSEFTSEDEGTEDYRRGGYHAVRIGDTFKGGRYVVQSKLGWGHFSTVWLAWDTHNSWHVALKVQKSAQHYTEAAMDEITILKQIAEGDPDDNKCVVKLLDHFKHSGPNGQHVCMVFEYLGDNLLTLIKYTDYRGVPLHVVKEICFHILVGLDYLHRQLSIIHTDLKPENILLLSTIDPAKDPRKSGAPLILPSTKDKSVFESGAAKDIKNSNGDLTKSQKKKIRRKAKRAAQGCMGQEAAEESELESKIAGAEATTPDAKVNAHLLEDHPATSVFKDKSLSAADALKDFSKESQVCKRGSRSTRQKLLASVDLKCKLVDFGNACWTYKQFTSDIQTRQYRCPEVLLGSKYSTPADLWSFACICFELATGDVLFDPHSGDNFDRDEVWINFCVFETLVILPCHFLTYAVRGLFILEKFLKMLPGKLLKEIFILFSWFMGYDKSLCV; encoded by the exons ATGGGGGACAACCAGAAGGAGGATCGCAGTGAGAGCAGTGAATTCACATCGGAGGACGAAGGGACGGAGGATTACAGGCGAGGAGGTTATCATGCGGTGCGAATTGGTGATACATTCAAGGGCGGCCGCTACGTCGTACAGAGCAAGCTCGGCTGGGGCCATTTCTCCACCGTCTGGCTCGCTTGGGATACTCACAACTCT TGGCATGTTGCTCTCAAAGTACAAAAGAGCGCTCAGCACTATACTGAGGCAGCGATGGATGAGATAACAATCCTCAAACAGATCGCCGAGGGGGATCCTGATGACAACAAGTGCGTCGTCAAGCTTTTGGATCATTTCAAGCACTCTGGACCCAATGGGCAGCATGTTTGTATGGTTTTTGAGTATCTGGGTGATAATCTTTTGACCCTTATTAAGTACACTGACTACCGCGGGGTGCCTCTCCATGTGGTTAAGGAAATCTGTTTCCACATTTTGGTGGGTTTGGATTACTTGCATCGCCAACTTTCTATTATACACACCGACCTGAAGCCTGAAAACATCCTGCTTTTGTCCACGATAGACCCAGCAAAAGACCCCAGAAAATCAGGTGCTCCTCTCATCCTTCCCTCTACCAAGGATAAATCCGTCTTTGAGTCTGGGGCTGCCAAGGATATTAAGAACTCCAACGGCGATTTGACAAAGagccagaagaagaagatccgcCGGAAGGCTAAACGGGCAGCTCAAGGTTGCATGGGGCAGGAAGCTGCTGAGGAATCCGAACTGGAGTCCAAAATTGCAGGTGCAGAAGCAACAACCCCTGATGCAAAAGTAAATGCCCATCTCTTGGAAGACCATCCAGCAACTTCTGTATTCAAAGATAAATCATTGAGTGCTGCTGATGCATTAAAGGATTTTAGTAAAGAAAGTCAGGTATGCAAGAGAGGGAGCCGCTCCACAAGGCAGAAACTGTTAGCATCTGTTGACCTTAAGTGCAAATTGGTTGATTTTGGAAATGCCTGTTGGACATATAAACAGTTTACCAGTGATATCCAGACAAGGCAGTATCGGTGCCCTGAGGTTCTCCTTGGTTCCAAGTACTCTACTCCGGCGGATCTCTGGTCATTTGCTTGCATATGCTTTGAGCTTGCAACTGGCGATGTTCTCTTTGATCCTCACAGTGGTGACAACTTTGATAGGGATGAGGTATGGATAAATTTTTGCGTCTTTGAAACTCTGGTCATTTTACCATGCCATTTTCTGACATATGCTGTTAGAGGGCTTTTTATTTTAGAGAAATTCCTTAAAATGCTTCCTGGAAAACTATTGAAGGAgattttcatattattttccTGGTTCATGGGCTATGATAAGTCACTATGTGTGTAG